The proteins below come from a single Bacteroidota bacterium genomic window:
- a CDS encoding DMT family transporter, producing MKKYKNLLLLHLIVFIYGFTAILGALISIPSDELVWYRMLIALIGILVFILMKRAIQPLSFKEISMFLLTGIIIALHWIFFFEAIKVSTVSVTLVTLSSATLFTALLEPLFFKRKVIFYEAIFGIIILFGLYMIFNFETQYRLGIMYTLFSALMASLFTVINGKFATKYNPGTVSFYEMAGGFLGISVFFLFTSNFNLNMFSLSGNDLIYLLILGLVCTAFAFVVSISIMKELTPFTVTMTINLEPVYGIILAYLIFRESEKMTTEFYLGALIILATIFTNGWLKSKMRKRKVGSSIVV from the coding sequence ATGAAAAAATATAAAAACCTGCTGCTTTTACATCTTATTGTTTTTATTTATGGCTTTACCGCCATTCTAGGAGCCCTAATTTCAATACCCTCAGACGAACTGGTTTGGTACAGAATGCTCATTGCCTTAATTGGAATTCTTGTTTTTATTTTAATGAAAAGGGCAATACAACCTTTGAGTTTTAAGGAAATATCCATGTTTTTATTAACAGGAATTATTATAGCCCTGCATTGGATTTTCTTTTTTGAAGCCATTAAAGTTTCTACCGTTTCAGTAACACTTGTAACGCTATCTTCTGCAACGTTATTTACAGCCCTTCTGGAACCTTTGTTTTTTAAAAGAAAAGTGATTTTTTACGAAGCAATCTTTGGAATAATTATTCTTTTCGGACTTTATATGATTTTTAATTTTGAAACTCAGTATCGATTGGGAATAATGTATACATTGTTTTCTGCACTAATGGCTTCGCTTTTCACTGTTATTAATGGCAAATTTGCAACAAAATACAATCCAGGAACAGTAAGTTTTTATGAAATGGCAGGAGGCTTTTTGGGTATTTCTGTTTTTTTTCTGTTTACTTCAAACTTTAATTTAAACATGTTTTCGCTTTCGGGAAATGATTTAATTTACCTTTTGATTCTTGGACTTGTGTGCACTGCATTTGCATTTGTTGTTAGTATTTCAATTATGAAAGAGCTAACTCCATTCACAGTGACCATGACCATAAATCTTGAACCTGTTTATGGGATTATTCTGGCGTATCTTATTTTCAGAGAAAGCGAAAAAATGACTACAGAGTTTTACCTTGGAGCTTTGATTATTTTAGCAACTATTTTTACAAATGGTTGGCTAAAAAGCAAAATGAGAAAAAGAAAAGTGGGCAGTTCCATTGTTGTTTGA
- a CDS encoding IscS subfamily cysteine desulfurase yields the protein MNATPVYLDYNSTTPVDERVLELMLPYFTKKFGNASSRTHAFGWEADEAVNIARNQVAELIGCIGQEIVFTSGATESINLAIKGVFEAYKSKGNHIVTVKTEHNSVLDVCSTLEKRGAKITYLDVDSEGLINLTELENSISPQTILVCVMYANNETGVIQPIKNIAEIVHKKGSVFLSDATQALGKLPVNVDEYGIDLMPLSSHKMYGPKGAGALFIRRKNPRVTLVPLIEGGGHERGLRSGTLNVPGILGLGKACELAKNEMDVNLSISQLRDKLQEKLLNLKGVSFNGSIKYRLPNTLNVSFDGLKAENLILKIKDFAVSTGSACTSALIEPSHVLKAMGLSNEKAYSSIRFSLGKYTTEQEINKLIEKMSAVI from the coding sequence ATGAATGCAACTCCTGTTTACCTGGATTATAATTCCACTACTCCTGTTGACGAAAGGGTTCTTGAGTTAATGCTTCCTTATTTTACAAAAAAATTTGGAAATGCCTCAAGTCGCACCCATGCCTTTGGATGGGAAGCAGATGAAGCTGTTAATATCGCTCGTAACCAAGTAGCCGAACTAATAGGATGCATTGGGCAGGAAATTGTTTTTACCAGTGGCGCTACCGAATCAATTAACCTTGCTATAAAAGGAGTTTTTGAAGCGTATAAAAGCAAAGGGAATCATATAGTCACCGTTAAAACAGAACACAATTCGGTTTTGGATGTTTGCAGTACTTTAGAAAAAAGAGGAGCTAAAATTACTTACCTGGATGTGGATTCTGAGGGGTTAATTAATTTAACAGAATTAGAAAATTCAATTAGCCCACAAACTATTCTCGTTTGTGTAATGTATGCAAACAATGAAACCGGGGTAATTCAACCCATTAAAAACATTGCAGAGATTGTTCACAAAAAGGGGAGTGTTTTTTTGAGTGATGCAACTCAAGCCTTGGGTAAATTACCGGTAAATGTTGATGAATATGGGATTGACTTAATGCCTTTATCTTCGCATAAAATGTATGGGCCAAAAGGTGCTGGTGCTTTATTTATAAGAAGAAAAAATCCACGTGTAACTCTTGTTCCTCTCATTGAGGGGGGAGGACATGAAAGAGGATTGCGTTCAGGCACTTTAAATGTACCTGGGATTTTAGGACTTGGAAAAGCATGTGAATTAGCAAAAAATGAAATGGATGTTAATTTATCTATTTCACAATTAAGAGATAAGTTACAGGAAAAACTTTTGAATTTAAAAGGGGTGTCATTTAACGGCAGCATTAAATATAGACTTCCCAATACACTTAATGTTTCCTTTGATGGTTTAAAGGCTGAAAATTTAATTCTTAAAATAAAGGACTTTGCTGTTTCAACTGGTTCTGCATGCACTTCTGCATTAATTGAGCCTTCTCATGTGCTTAAGGCAATGGGCCTTTCAAATGAAAAAGCGTATAGTTCCATTCGGTTTAGTTTAGGTAAGTATACAACAGAGCAGGAAATTAATAAGCTTATAGAAAAAATGAGTGCCGTAATTTAA
- a CDS encoding BamA/TamA family outer membrane protein, which yields MSGIITYIQLVINNLWKSKSTYKSVCFILLVLIFNSCSNTRFLAEGEELYTGAEIKVISDDDIPNKSELINEMKSVVRPEPNTTLFGILRPKLSIYNLVGEPKKEKGARSWIRNKFGEAPVLFSDVPITTNIQILINRLENFGHFTPQVTYEIKRKNKKASVEYKATIQKPYTIRSISYPTGNQELELRIRQDNENRPQPGEPYNLTRLKTERTRIDSLLKNMGFFYFNPDYIIFRVDSTVGNREVDIFVEVKKDIPANARISFEIKNVIINTNYSLDEEQKTALDVDTTHINGMIIYDRNNDFRPVIFARTVFLRPGETYSRRNHEVTISHLMGLGTFQFVNVRFIDLNAQGDTGKLNAVINLTPIQKRAIRLELSAISKSNNFAGPGASLNYRNRNLLRGAELFIVNLSGNYETLISGRQRGLNSYELGINTELQVPRFIAPFNFNKDRPMNFIPRTRMLLGYQMLNRVQFFWLNSFNTSFGYIWNESKVKRHELNPISLSYVRLGNESDQFREILQRNPILRRSFENQLIFGSTYSFIYNDQILEEKKHNYHFRLNLDIAGNTMHLGQLVFREEAPTEEKPYLVLGIPYSQYARSDVDVRYYYRTAPKSRIVVRLVAGSGYAYGNARTLPYIKQFFIGGANSIRAFLPRSLGPGTYRTSVSDTIPFERGTLLYFDQTGDIKLESNLEFRFPIIGFLRGAVFLDAGNVWTFRENPNTPGGQFNFNKFYNEIAIGTGFGFRADVEFFVLRLDLGIPLREPFQPIDNRWVIHLIDFGSPQYRRQSLVLNIAIGYPF from the coding sequence ATGTCAGGAATTATTACATATATACAATTAGTGATTAATAATTTATGGAAAAGTAAATCTACTTACAAAAGTGTATGTTTTATTCTTCTCGTACTAATCTTTAATTCATGCAGCAATACACGATTCTTAGCTGAAGGGGAAGAGTTATATACTGGTGCAGAAATAAAGGTGATAAGTGATGATGACATTCCCAATAAGTCCGAATTAATTAATGAAATGAAAAGTGTTGTTCGTCCAGAACCAAATACTACTCTTTTCGGGATATTAAGACCGAAATTAAGCATTTACAATTTAGTTGGGGAACCAAAAAAAGAGAAAGGTGCCCGCAGCTGGATCAGGAATAAATTTGGTGAGGCCCCAGTTCTATTCTCAGATGTACCCATTACAACAAACATCCAGATATTAATAAACAGATTAGAAAATTTCGGCCATTTTACACCACAAGTAACTTATGAGATAAAAAGGAAAAACAAAAAAGCCTCAGTTGAATACAAGGCAACAATACAAAAACCTTATACAATTAGAAGCATTTCCTATCCCACCGGCAATCAAGAGCTGGAATTGCGAATAAGGCAAGACAACGAAAACAGGCCACAACCCGGGGAGCCATATAATTTAACCAGGCTTAAAACAGAGCGAACGCGAATAGATTCTTTATTAAAAAACATGGGCTTTTTTTATTTCAATCCCGATTATATTATTTTCAGGGTTGATTCTACAGTTGGGAACCGGGAAGTAGATATTTTTGTTGAAGTAAAAAAAGATATTCCAGCAAATGCCAGAATTTCCTTTGAAATAAAAAATGTAATCATCAATACAAATTATTCATTAGATGAGGAGCAAAAAACAGCCCTAGATGTTGATACTACTCATATAAATGGCATGATAATATATGACAGGAACAATGATTTTCGTCCTGTTATTTTCGCAAGAACTGTTTTTTTAAGGCCAGGGGAAACTTATTCACGCAGAAACCACGAAGTAACTATAAGCCATTTAATGGGTCTTGGAACTTTCCAATTTGTTAATGTGCGGTTTATTGATTTAAATGCACAAGGTGACACTGGAAAGTTAAATGCTGTTATTAACCTCACCCCTATTCAAAAAAGAGCAATAAGACTTGAATTAAGTGCAATTTCAAAATCAAATAATTTTGCCGGGCCAGGAGCAAGTTTAAATTATCGAAACCGTAACCTATTAAGGGGAGCAGAACTTTTCATTGTTAATTTAAGCGGTAATTATGAAACCTTAATTTCAGGACGACAGCGAGGGTTAAACTCATATGAACTGGGGATAAATACTGAATTACAAGTTCCAAGATTCATCGCACCATTTAATTTTAATAAGGATAGGCCTATGAATTTCATTCCCCGAACCAGAATGCTACTTGGTTATCAAATGCTCAACCGTGTGCAGTTCTTTTGGCTGAACTCCTTTAATACTTCCTTTGGTTATATTTGGAATGAATCAAAAGTTAAAAGACATGAGCTGAATCCTATTTCATTAAGTTATGTAAGACTAGGCAATGAAAGTGATCAGTTTAGAGAAATACTGCAAAGAAATCCAATCTTAAGAAGAAGTTTTGAAAATCAACTTATTTTTGGAAGCACTTATTCCTTTATTTACAATGATCAAATTTTAGAGGAAAAGAAACACAATTATCATTTTAGATTAAACCTGGATATAGCAGGAAATACAATGCATTTAGGTCAACTGGTTTTTAGGGAAGAAGCTCCAACAGAAGAAAAACCTTACCTGGTATTGGGGATACCCTATTCTCAATATGCAAGAAGTGATGTGGATGTCAGATATTATTATCGAACAGCTCCAAAAAGCCGAATTGTAGTAAGGCTTGTTGCAGGTTCAGGATATGCTTATGGAAATGCCCGCACGCTGCCTTATATAAAGCAGTTTTTTATAGGAGGGGCAAACAGCATTAGAGCCTTTCTTCCCCGTTCATTAGGTCCTGGAACATACCGCACATCAGTTTCTGATACTATTCCTTTTGAAAGAGGCACCCTATTGTATTTTGACCAAACAGGAGATATAAAACTCGAAAGCAATTTGGAATTCCGTTTCCCAATAATAGGCTTTTTAAGAGGAGCTGTATTTCTTGATGCAGGAAATGTATGGACTTTTCGTGAGAATCCTAACACTCCGGGTGGTCAATTCAATTTTAATAAATTTTACAATGAAATAGCCATTGGTACAGGTTTTGGTTTTCGTGCTGATGTAGAATTCTTTGTTTTACGCCTTGATTTAGGAATACCGCTTAGAGAACCTTTTCAACCAATTGACAATCGCTGGGTTATTCACCTTATAGATTTTGGAAGTCCTCAATATAGAAGACAAAGTCTTGTTTTGAATATTGCAATAGGATACCCTTTTTAA
- a CDS encoding DUF1697 domain-containing protein, with protein sequence MQENQYIALLRGINVGGNNIIKMVDLKACFEKLGFTQVTTYIQSGNVFFISEEKEKSILANKIETVLSETFNYKSQLVLISQKQIEAVIKEAPKGFGSKSDEFKYDVLFLKDSLSSSEAMEKVNVREGIDESYQGTNVLYFSRITSKAGQSYLDKLISNPVYKSMTIRNWNTTSKLDLIMKERVEGPKK encoded by the coding sequence ATGCAAGAAAATCAATATATAGCACTGCTTCGAGGAATAAATGTAGGTGGTAATAACATTATCAAAATGGTTGATTTGAAAGCCTGTTTCGAAAAATTGGGTTTTACTCAAGTCACTACCTACATTCAGAGTGGGAATGTTTTTTTTATATCGGAGGAAAAAGAGAAAAGCATATTGGCAAATAAAATAGAAACTGTTTTATCCGAAACATTTAATTATAAATCTCAATTGGTTTTAATTTCTCAAAAGCAAATTGAAGCGGTAATAAAAGAGGCTCCTAAAGGATTTGGTAGTAAATCTGATGAATTTAAATATGATGTTCTTTTTTTAAAAGACTCACTTAGCTCCTCAGAAGCCATGGAAAAAGTAAATGTAAGGGAGGGAATAGATGAGTCTTATCAGGGAACAAATGTTCTTTATTTTTCAAGAATAACAAGCAAAGCCGGACAAAGTTATTTGGATAAATTAATTTCTAATCCTGTTTATAAGAGCATGACCATACGTAACTGGAACACTACCTCAAAGTTGGATTTAATAATGAAGGAAAGAGTTGAAGGACCAAAGAAATGA
- a CDS encoding TonB-dependent receptor: MQKFVLFILGFFCVIQLSAQDFKQVIRGSVIDKESKSPLPGASVILTSDTVSLRGVTTDANGFFRIEQVPLGRQDLKITFIGYKPLYLNGITITSGKEVIVTVELEESITSIAAVEISATRKDQAINEMAVVSARTFSIEETDRYAGSRGDPARMASNFAGVQGANDARNDIVVRGNAPMGVLWRLEGIDIPNPNHFAISGTSGGPVSILNNKVLSNSDFLTSAFPAEYGNSVAGIFDVKMKNGNNEKHEFTGQFGFLGTELTAEGPISKEKRSSYLFNYRYSTLKLFEALNVSIGTSAVPMYQDAAFKLNFPTKKGNLSFFGIGGKSSIDIILSKQVESTEELYGSKDRDQYFGTSMGVSGASYTHYINPTAYTKLTVSGSYAESHSLHNLIRRDSSYSVTSLNPILVYKSEETKLTAAYFLNKKVSSRHTIKPGFLINRYQFNMSDSIFNNTQQQFVTRLDHTGSALLIQPYIQWKVKITDDLEFISGIHAQYFSLNRSSSIEPRGGLKWRLKENHALGLGAGMHSQLQPTYIYFAQSIDMQGNVIQHNKGLDFTRSAHYVLSYDYNMARNLRFKTEIYYQQLYNIPVEFQPSAYTILNQGASFTRLFPDSLQNTGTGKNQGIEFTLERFFSKSYFFLITTSFYQSKYKGSDGIERNTDYNGRFATNILAGREIKTGKKTNLGISTKITWAGGRRYTPIDINASSLANEAVYITDQTNSLQFKDYFRTDLRINYKINSRKIAHEIAIDFVNVSNSKNILALSYAPNPNNPTVNPLREEYQLGFLPLFYYKIDF, translated from the coding sequence ATGCAAAAGTTTGTACTATTTATCCTTGGATTTTTTTGTGTCATTCAACTTTCAGCCCAAGACTTTAAACAGGTTATCAGGGGAAGTGTGATTGATAAGGAATCAAAATCGCCCTTACCAGGAGCTTCGGTAATACTTACAAGTGATACTGTAAGTTTAAGAGGTGTAACAACTGATGCTAACGGTTTTTTCAGAATTGAGCAAGTACCACTGGGAAGACAAGACTTGAAAATAACGTTCATTGGTTATAAACCACTTTATTTGAATGGAATAACAATTACTTCAGGTAAAGAAGTAATTGTTACCGTAGAGCTTGAAGAATCTATTACTTCTATTGCTGCAGTTGAGATATCAGCTACAAGAAAAGACCAGGCAATAAATGAAATGGCAGTAGTAAGTGCAAGGACTTTTTCCATTGAAGAAACTGACAGGTATGCAGGAAGCAGGGGTGATCCTGCCCGTATGGCTTCAAATTTCGCTGGAGTTCAGGGTGCAAATGATGCACGTAATGATATTGTAGTTCGCGGAAATGCACCAATGGGTGTGTTATGGAGACTAGAAGGTATTGATATTCCAAACCCTAATCATTTTGCAATTTCAGGTACATCAGGTGGTCCTGTAAGTATTTTAAATAATAAGGTATTAAGTAATTCAGATTTCCTGACTAGTGCTTTTCCTGCAGAATATGGAAACAGTGTAGCTGGTATATTTGATGTTAAAATGAAAAATGGAAACAATGAAAAACATGAATTTACCGGACAGTTCGGTTTTTTAGGCACTGAGCTTACTGCCGAAGGGCCAATTTCAAAGGAAAAGAGATCCTCTTACCTTTTCAACTATAGATATTCTACTTTAAAATTGTTCGAAGCGCTTAATGTTTCTATTGGAACCTCGGCTGTTCCTATGTATCAGGATGCGGCCTTTAAATTAAATTTTCCAACAAAAAAAGGCAATCTTTCATTTTTCGGAATTGGTGGCAAAAGCAGCATTGATATTATTCTTAGCAAACAAGTTGAGTCAACAGAAGAATTGTATGGAAGTAAGGACAGAGATCAATATTTTGGCACTTCCATGGGCGTTTCAGGAGCTTCATACACACATTATATAAATCCTACCGCATACACTAAACTTACCGTGTCGGGTTCTTATGCCGAATCACATTCTTTACATAATTTAATAAGGCGCGATTCTTCTTATTCTGTTACTTCACTTAATCCTATTTTAGTTTATAAATCAGAAGAAACAAAACTTACAGCTGCCTATTTTTTGAATAAAAAAGTGAGCAGCAGGCACACAATTAAACCCGGGTTTTTAATCAACAGGTATCAGTTTAATATGAGTGACAGTATTTTTAATAACACCCAACAACAATTTGTTACCCGGCTTGATCATACTGGTAGTGCCTTGTTGATTCAGCCTTATATTCAATGGAAGGTTAAAATTACAGATGATCTTGAGTTCATCTCCGGAATACATGCTCAGTATTTTTCTTTAAACAGAAGTTCATCTATTGAACCCAGAGGAGGATTAAAATGGAGGCTAAAGGAAAATCATGCTTTGGGATTGGGGGCCGGAATGCATAGTCAGTTGCAACCTACCTATATTTATTTTGCTCAGTCAATTGACATGCAGGGTAATGTTATCCAACACAATAAAGGACTTGATTTTACGCGAAGTGCCCATTATGTACTTTCCTATGATTATAATATGGCCAGAAATTTAAGATTCAAAACTGAAATTTATTATCAGCAGCTTTATAATATACCTGTGGAATTTCAACCTTCTGCTTACACTATTCTTAACCAAGGGGCTAGTTTTACCAGGCTTTTTCCGGATAGTTTACAAAATACAGGAACAGGAAAAAATCAAGGAATTGAATTCACTCTCGAACGTTTTTTTAGCAAATCTTATTTCTTTCTAATTACCACCTCCTTTTACCAATCAAAATATAAAGGAAGCGATGGAATCGAAAGAAATACTGATTACAATGGTAGATTTGCAACGAACATTTTAGCCGGCAGGGAAATTAAAACCGGGAAAAAAACCAATCTTGGAATTAGCACAAAAATAACATGGGCTGGAGGCAGAAGATATACTCCAATTGATATAAATGCATCCTCTCTTGCCAATGAAGCTGTTTATATAACCGATCAAACAAATAGCTTACAATTTAAGGATTATTTCAGAACCGATTTGAGGATCAATTATAAAATTAACAGCAGAAAAATAGCGCATGAAATTGCAATAGATTTTGTTAATGTTTCCAACTCCAAAAATATTTTAGCGCTTTCCTATGCACCCAATCCAAACAACCCAACAGTTAATCCCTTACGCGAGGAATACCAGCTTGGATTTTTACCCTTGTTTTATTACAAGATCGATTTTTAA
- a CDS encoding type IX secretion system membrane protein PorP/SprF translates to MLKKLLFILIPVMFASVVLKAQQIQHYSQYFLNDFAINPAVAGTDGHFNIRLNNRSQWVGITDSPRTFTLSMNSPIKEKNMGVGATVFTDITGPTRRIGANFSYSYHLRIAEKTKLAMGLSAGVLQFAIDGSKITVRDQGDNYFSSGVQSVVVPDFGFGVHLYHDKYFVGISTPQITQNKLKFFANNENRARLESHYFLTAGYKFDAGENFQIQPMLLVKYVEPVPVQFDISARVIYQEKVWVGATFRTRDAVSAMIGFIYQDNLLFGYAYDYTISGLQKYSSGTHEIMLGIRFGESTNSSSPSIQ, encoded by the coding sequence ATGCTGAAAAAATTATTATTTATTCTTATTCCTGTAATGTTTGCTTCGGTTGTGCTAAAAGCACAACAAATACAGCATTATAGTCAGTACTTCCTAAATGATTTTGCAATTAATCCGGCAGTGGCAGGAACAGATGGCCATTTTAATATCCGATTAAACAACAGAAGCCAATGGGTTGGTATTACTGATTCACCAAGAACATTCACCCTTAGCATGAATTCACCCATTAAAGAAAAAAACATGGGTGTTGGAGCCACTGTATTTACTGATATTACCGGACCAACCAGAAGAATTGGAGCAAATTTTTCATATTCATACCATTTACGAATTGCGGAAAAAACTAAATTGGCAATGGGTTTATCTGCAGGAGTGCTCCAATTTGCAATTGATGGGTCTAAAATAACAGTAAGAGATCAAGGAGACAACTATTTTTCATCTGGAGTACAATCTGTTGTGGTACCTGATTTTGGTTTTGGAGTTCATTTATACCACGATAAATATTTTGTTGGTATTTCTACTCCTCAAATTACTCAAAACAAACTTAAATTTTTTGCCAATAATGAAAACCGTGCTAGACTTGAAAGCCACTATTTTCTAACAGCAGGATATAAATTTGATGCAGGGGAAAATTTTCAAATACAACCCATGTTGTTGGTTAAATATGTGGAGCCTGTTCCTGTTCAATTTGATATTAGTGCAAGAGTTATTTACCAGGAAAAAGTATGGGTTGGCGCAACCTTTAGAACCAGGGATGCCGTTTCTGCGATGATAGGATTTATTTATCAGGATAACCTTTTATTTGGTTATGCTTATGATTATACAATTTCCGGCCTTCAGAAATATAGTTCTGGAACGCATGAAATAATGTTAGGCATTCGTTTTGGAGAATCCACTAATTCTTCATCTCCTTCCATTCAATAA